The sequence below is a genomic window from Thalassobaculum sp. OXR-137.
TTCTCTTCGCCATAATCGATCGGTATTGATAACTACGATTTTTCTTTATTGATGAACGAAATTAACTTGAGCAATGGCGGAAATCCGCCCTATTATCCGCATCAGAGCGACGAGCTGCGCCCTTCCGGCGACCAGAGCGAAACCGATGGATTTTGCGCCGCCATGGAGGGCCGCATGGCCGAACCAAACTCCGAATTGGACGCGGATGATGAGGCGAGTGGTCGGCTCATCGCATACGCCCGTGTGTCCACACAGGATCAGCGCCTAGACTTACAGTTGAATGCGTTGAGCGCTGCCGGATGTGAAGAGGTGTTCACCGATCACGGTGTATCCGGCGCTAGAGGGCGTCGCCCCGGGCTCGACCGTATGCTTCAGGAATTGCGGCGCGGCGACACCGTCGTCGTGTTCAAACTCGACCGTCTCGGCCGGTCTGTCGTGAACCTCTCGAACCTGCTTGCGCGTTTCGAGTCAGAAGGCGTTCACTTCCGTTCGCTATCTGAGGGCATCGACACGACGACAATGGGTGGCCGTCTTGTCTACAACTTGCTCTCCGCCATCGCGGAGTTTCAGCGCGACCTCATCATCGAGAACACCGTCGAGGGCCTGCGTGCGGCAAAACAGCGGGGCAGCCAGATCGGCAGACCCCGCAGCCTTACGCCGTCCGACGCGGCTGACGCCCGCAAACGGCTTCGTCAGCCGGGAGCCAGGCCCGCGGATGTCGCCGCTCATCTCGGTGTTTCGCGCTCCACGCTCGATCGCTCTATCAAGCGGCTTACCTCGGACACGGCCGCCTAGAACTTCTTCCGAATTTGGAACGCGACCGAGGGCAGGTTTTCCGGAGAACCCCTTGCCATGTAGACAATAGCGAGATCCCCATGGGCGAGCGAGCTTGCGAACAAGCATCTCCGCAGGGGCGTTGACCCCAACAACCCGGATCACGCGCTCGCTCGGGTCGACAGGTTCTCTTGTATCAACCATGAGATATTGACGTGCTAGCCTAAAATTCACTAAATTGAAGAAAATACAACGATTGGTGATGTCAATGTTAATCGGCGTATACCCAGCGTCTAAAACAGTTCTTAAGTCAATAGAATATAAGTATGGATTGCAGAAAGACAATTGGAACGACTATAGTTTTAGAACTCTATATGGTCTTTATTATAATCCAGAGGGCGACGATTCGGAACTTGTTTACATTGGCGGCGTCAAAATTCTACGACGTGGGCAGACCGCTGCCGATCCGTTACAGGTTAATGATCCATTCGACTATCTAGGCCCGGAGTTTTGCTCGGTCGGGACGTCGCTGGACTATTACGAGCGCCTATCCAATATCCGGCCAAGCGATCGCCATGAAATCGTTACAGCGTTGAACGATGTTATTGCGAACTCGCAACTCAGTGTCGAGTTCATGGCCGAGCCCGGTTGGGAGAAATCGCTTTTTCGCGACAATTCCGAGTGGGAGCGGTTCCTCGATGACGCAACAGCGGTCTTCAACAATACATCGGGGCAATTACCGGATATCTCCACCGAATTCTCATTCCGACCGAGTAAGGCATCGGACGAACTCAACCTAAATTTCGATGCGCCAGAACCTAAAATGTACTCAGCGCCTTATCGTCGTGTGGGACCAAGCCGCAAAGAGGTTCTGCTTCCAAGGCGGATAGTTGCGCTGATCGGTCGCAACGGCTCGGGAAAAAGCACGCTCCTGGCACGACTGGCTCACGTAGCTTTCGCATCGAAGGATGCACGCATGAGTCCTAGCATTCGTGCTATGGGAAAATTGACTCCTCCAGATCTTAATTTCTTCCGTGTCATCACGGTGTCCTACAGCGCGTTCGACAACTTCACCGTTCCGGGGTTGGATGCACGAGACAAGCGGCAACAGTCGCTTGAGATCGAGAGGGGGCAAGGTCGTTTCGTCTATTGCGGCCTGCGTGACATCGCCGAAGAGGCTCGAGAAAACCTCGCGTATGACGCGTATGAGTCGCACCGGATTCGCGAGGCGCCGAGGCAAAATGAATTGGGGCACCAGCGAAAGACGTATCTGAAGTCGATCGACAAGCTGGCGGATGAGTTCGACGCGTTGGTCAAACGGATCAAATCGACGGGGAGGAGAAGTCTCTTTCAAGCAGCGCTTGAACCGATCTTTGTCGACCCTTCGTTTTCCCAACTCAGCGAACTAGAACCCGTGGAGTTGCTCGACGACAATCCTCGCCAAACCTTCATGGATTGTAGCACCGGGCACAAGATCGCGTTGCATGTCGTAGCGTCTCTGGTCGCAAACGCCACGCGAAAATCCTTGGTGCTTTTTGACGAGCCGGAGACCCACTTGCATCCACCCCTCGCGGCCGCTCTGATGCACTCCTTACGCATCATCCTTGAAGAAACCAATGCATTCTGCATCGCGGCCACGCATTCGCCCGTTGTTGTTCAAGAAACATTGGCTCGCCACGTCCGCATTGTTACCCGCAGTGGCGACGAGATGCAGTTCTCGAACCCTAGGCTTGAAACCTTCGGCGAAAATCTAGGCGTTCTTACATATGACATTTTTGGCCTCACAGTGGCGGACACTGATTTTCATGAGGTTCTGAATCTTCTGGTCAAGGGTACGGAGGAAATCGAGGAAATTGATACCCTTTTCGATCCAGGGCTGAGCACTCAGGCTCGTGCATATATCCTCTCCAAGCTCGCGATGAAGAAGAGGGCGAATTGATAAACCTTCCCATGCCCTCACGTGCAAGCGCGAAAGACGACCTTAAGAAGGTCCTCGTAACGTATGAGTACCGCGGCACGCGGGGCTATGCCGCTAGTGACGCCGAAATTAATGCCATCTTAGCGCTCTATAATGAATATGACCGAACACCGGCGATCCCATCGAACTCTCTAAAGGGGCAGGGCCTCGTTAATGCATTGAAAGAGGCTGTAGCGCATGCGTATTTGCAAACCTATGAGGGGAGAAAAATCCCTCATGTGCGAGAACAAGCATTCAAGGGCGTGAGCCAATGCCCGATTTGTGGAATTGGTAAACCAGGCGAGCTAGATCACTTTTTACCTCAATCAAAATACAAACCACTTGCCATCTATTCCAGAAATCTTATCCCGCTCTGTCATGACTGTAATGACATAAAGAAGGCAAAGGACGAAGAGGCTGGGGGGCGACTTTTCCCTCACGCATATTTCGATATTTTGCCGGACGAGGATTTCGTGAAAGCCGAGGTGGACATCGTAGATAGCGGCTTAGTGGCCAATTTCTCTATCGATCAAAATGTCGCCAGCATGCCCCCAGTCTTGTACGATAGGCTCGTCTACCAAGCGAACACGCTCAACTTGAGTGAGAGGTTTGGCGAGGAGATATCCGGCGTGCTCGTGAGCCACATTGTGCATCTTCACCTGATGTTCCGAGAAGGGGCTCAAATGGTGCGGAGTTTTTTGCTTACGCAAGCGAATGTGGAAAGACAGACCTATCATCGAAATCATTGGCGTCCGGTTCTCCTTCAAGCGCTCGCCGATCATGCTCCCTTCTGTAATGGAGGGTTTGCCACCGTGTTGCCGATGGATCCCCAGTTACTTCAGGACATGACGGCTGACACCGAAGGCTAGGTCTATCAAATTGAAGCCCGGGTGCGGGCAGGTCGTCCTTAGCGACCTCGCTTTCCTCGTGGACTCTGTCCGTCGCGTTGTGGTGCACGCCACGTAGGACAACTTCATTGTTCGGTTGTGGCCTGATGTAGTATCTGAATAGCCGCGGAGCGTTGACACGCTGGGTGGGTGAGGTGACATCGCACCTGAATTTGAAGTTTCGTGCTTGCTGTTGTCGTTAATGCGGAACGCAAGATGTGCGGGGGTAGTACCCCCGCCGGAAGAGCTCACTCGCTGGCGCTCCCTCGGCAAGGTGGCCCGCTGCGCGCCCCCGTTGCATCCCCCCGGCTTGTGGCCCGTCCGGGGCATCGAGCCCACTCCCGCGCCAACGAACCGTATCGGCGGTTCAACACTCGCACCGCAACGCCCGGTGCTGGACGATACTTTATGTGGTTGCGCATAGCCGGAGGGTTATTGCGCAAAACGCACTATGCGCAACTTTAATTGCGCATAACGGTTTAAGCGCAATTATCAGACCCGTAGTTAGACGGGGTTCTTGCAAACCCTCCACGCCCTGTTTGTTGGGTTCCAGCAGACCGTTCACGGGCGGCGCCGAATGGAGATGACCGTGAGCGCGTTTAGATGGGCATGTCCGCTTCAATGTCCGGTTTGTTGAGGGAGAAGATAAAACAATACCAGTGTATTAGGGCCTAGTTATGCGTTTTGTTCGACCCATGTGATGTCCGGTTCGAACCCCACAAGCTTGATTTTGGATGTGGGGCATTTGCGTCGTGTTCGGCTGGGCAACTTGAGATAACCGCTCTTCGCCGCGATTGGTACTCTAGACTCGCTTTTCACAGCGAGTGTTGATACCGGAGTGAATCTCCCCAGAACCGCCGTTTGAAAATTCCCCAGTTGGCGTGTCGCCGGTCATCCGGGGCGCGCCCCGGATGACCGGCGGCGGCGAGTTGCCGATGCTCCTCTCGGTCGGCGAGAGGAGTTCGGCGGTGATCAAACTGGGAGAGATGCTCATGATCTTGGAACTGCATCGGCAGGGGCTGTCTATATCGGCGATCGCACGGGAGAGCGGGTTCGACCGCAAGACCGTTCGTCGCTACATCGAGCGCGGCCTGGAGCCACCGAGCTATGGCCCACGCAGGCCACGGTCACGTCTGCTGGATCCGTA
It includes:
- a CDS encoding ATP-binding protein, encoding MQKDNWNDYSFRTLYGLYYNPEGDDSELVYIGGVKILRRGQTAADPLQVNDPFDYLGPEFCSVGTSLDYYERLSNIRPSDRHEIVTALNDVIANSQLSVEFMAEPGWEKSLFRDNSEWERFLDDATAVFNNTSGQLPDISTEFSFRPSKASDELNLNFDAPEPKMYSAPYRRVGPSRKEVLLPRRIVALIGRNGSGKSTLLARLAHVAFASKDARMSPSIRAMGKLTPPDLNFFRVITVSYSAFDNFTVPGLDARDKRQQSLEIERGQGRFVYCGLRDIAEEARENLAYDAYESHRIREAPRQNELGHQRKTYLKSIDKLADEFDALVKRIKSTGRRSLFQAALEPIFVDPSFSQLSELEPVELLDDNPRQTFMDCSTGHKIALHVVASLVANATRKSLVLFDEPETHLHPPLAAALMHSLRIILEETNAFCIAATHSPVVVQETLARHVRIVTRSGDEMQFSNPRLETFGENLGVLTYDIFGLTVADTDFHEVLNLLVKGTEEIEEIDTLFDPGLSTQARAYILSKLAMKKRAN
- a CDS encoding HNH endonuclease signature motif containing protein, whose protein sequence is MPSRASAKDDLKKVLVTYEYRGTRGYAASDAEINAILALYNEYDRTPAIPSNSLKGQGLVNALKEAVAHAYLQTYEGRKIPHVREQAFKGVSQCPICGIGKPGELDHFLPQSKYKPLAIYSRNLIPLCHDCNDIKKAKDEEAGGRLFPHAYFDILPDEDFVKAEVDIVDSGLVANFSIDQNVASMPPVLYDRLVYQANTLNLSERFGEEISGVLVSHIVHLHLMFREGAQMVRSFLLTQANVERQTYHRNHWRPVLLQALADHAPFCNGGFATVLPMDPQLLQDMTADTEG
- a CDS encoding recombinase family protein, which translates into the protein MNEINLSNGGNPPYYPHQSDELRPSGDQSETDGFCAAMEGRMAEPNSELDADDEASGRLIAYARVSTQDQRLDLQLNALSAAGCEEVFTDHGVSGARGRRPGLDRMLQELRRGDTVVVFKLDRLGRSVVNLSNLLARFESEGVHFRSLSEGIDTTTMGGRLVYNLLSAIAEFQRDLIIENTVEGLRAAKQRGSQIGRPRSLTPSDAADARKRLRQPGARPADVAAHLGVSRSTLDRSIKRLTSDTAA